A single Longimicrobium sp. DNA region contains:
- the bioD gene encoding dethiobiotin synthase, which translates to MIRLGITGTETSVGKTYVGTVLLGLMRRRGMRVAGMKPIETGVKADDPASDALRLRDAAGADDPIDLVRPLLLTEPLAPWVTLSRSGGVLDLDALDVAYRSLSEGREGIVVEGAGGLLVPLTRDLAWDGLFVGWDLDLVIVAGNRLGALNHTMLTVRAAHDAGLRVRGVVLNNVSPDRQGIAERTNLEALAELLEPIPVLPFPWIRKDRPLDYALDIADENGFATLIADRSRPA; encoded by the coding sequence ATGATCCGGCTGGGGATAACGGGAACGGAAACCAGCGTCGGCAAGACGTACGTGGGCACCGTCCTTCTGGGGCTGATGCGCCGGCGGGGGATGCGCGTGGCCGGCATGAAGCCCATCGAAACGGGGGTCAAGGCCGACGACCCCGCCAGCGACGCCCTGCGCCTTCGCGACGCGGCGGGCGCGGACGACCCCATCGACCTGGTGCGGCCGCTGCTGCTGACCGAGCCCCTGGCCCCGTGGGTGACGCTCTCTCGATCGGGCGGCGTGCTGGACCTGGATGCGCTCGACGTGGCGTACCGCTCCCTTTCCGAGGGGCGCGAGGGGATCGTCGTGGAGGGGGCGGGCGGGCTGCTGGTGCCGCTGACGCGCGACCTGGCCTGGGACGGGCTGTTCGTGGGATGGGACCTGGACCTGGTGATCGTGGCCGGCAACCGCCTGGGCGCGCTGAACCACACCATGCTCACCGTGCGCGCCGCCCACGACGCCGGCCTGCGGGTGCGCGGCGTGGTGCTGAACAACGTGAGCCCCGACCGCCAGGGGATCGCCGAGCGCACCAACCTGGAGGCGCTGGCCGAGCTGCTGGAGCCCATTCCCGTGCTCCCCTTCCCCTGGATTCGCAAGGACCGGCCGCTGGACTACGCGCTGGACATCGCCGACGAGAACGGCTTCGCCACGCTGATCGCCGACCGCTCGCGCCCCGCCTAG